TCGCGGCGATGCCGATCGCGATGCCGAGGGCCGACAGGACGACGCGGGTCGGGCGGGTCCGGAGTCCGAAGACCCCGAGCCGGACGAGGTCGGCCGCGCCGACGGTCCGCCGCGCGATCACCGCGGGCTCCTCGTCGCGCAGGCACGGATCGACGCCGCGAGGGCCGTGGCGTCCGAGGTGGAGTCCTCCTCGACGGCGCCGTCACGCATCCGCACCTGACGGGGCAGGGAAGCAGCGAGCTCGAGGTCGTGGGTGATGACGAGCACGGTCGTCCCCGCGTCGTTGAGCTCGCAGAGCAGTTCCAGGACCGCGGCACCCGCGGCGGTGTCCAGCGCTCCGGTCGGTTCGTCCGCCAGCAGCAGGGTCGGTTCGCCGACGACCGCGCGGGCGATCGCCACGCGCTGCTTCTCCCCGCCGGACAGCTGGTGCGGACGGTGGTCGACGCGGTGCGCCAGCCCGACCCGCTCGAGCGCCGCGACGGCCCGCTCCCGTCGCGCGCGCCGCGACACTCCCGTGTAGAGGAGCCCGTCTGCCACGTTCTCGGTCGCCGTGGCGCCGGCCTGCAGGTGGAAGTGCTGGAACACGAAGCCGACGTGCTGTGCCCGCAGCGCCGACAGGGCATCGTCGGACAAGGTGCTGACATCGTGACCGGTGATCGTCACCGTCCCGCTCGACGGCCGGTCGAGCGTCCCGATGACGTTGAGCATCGTCGACTTCCCGGACCCGGACGGCCCCACCACCGCCACGAGCTCCCCCGCCTCCACCGACAGCGTGACACCGCGCAGCGCCTGGACGTCGCCGTACACCCGGGTGACGTCGTGGAGCTCGAGGACCGCGGTCACGACGGCACCACGACGCGGTCACCCGCACGGAGGTCACCGCGCACCTCGGCTCGACCGTCCGCGACGAACCCGACCTCGACCTCCACCCGACGCGTCGCGCCTGCCTTCCCGACGACGTCGACCGCGAAGCCGGCGTGACGGGATGCGACGAGCGCGGAGACCGGCACGGACAGGACGCCGCGTTCGGTGCGCCCCTCGGCGACGACCTGTGCCGACGCCGCGGCGGGGAGTCGGTGACCACCGGCGTCGAGCTCGATCGTCACCGTCACGGTCTGCTTGCCGTCGTCGGTCTGCGTCGGTGCTGAGTCGACGACCTTCCCGGGGATGTCCGCCGCCGACCCGTTCACCCCGACCCGGACCGACGTCCCGACCGCGAGCACATCGGCGTCGCGCTGCGGAAGGTCCGCGGTGACGACCTGCTGCGGGCTCGTCACCTGCAGCACGTCGCCGCTCGGGGGCTGCCCGAGCGTCGCCGGAACCGACGCCACCCGGACGTCGCCGTCGACGAACGCGACCTGCGTCGCGTCGAGGCTGCCCGTCCGCGGGAGGTGGCGATCGGCCTGCCACCGGAGGACCGCGGCCAGCGTCCGCCGGCCGAAGACGTCGTCCTGCACCACGTCGTACCCGAGCGCCGCGAGGTTCTCGTTCAGCTGCCGGACGTCCGCACCGCGCAGGCCGGACTCGAGCGACCGCCAGAGGGGGGTGGAGCCGCGCATCGCGCGGACCGGGACCTCGTCGACGGCGTACAGCGGTTCGTCGCGGTGCACGACCTGCCCCGGCTTCGGCAGCCAGGTCAGCGTGCCGGTACCGGAGCCCGGGACACCGACCGGTGCACCGTAGCCCAGGGTGCCGGCGACGGTCGTCGAGTCGCGGAGGTCGCCCCGTTCGACCGCGGCGGTCGCCGTGGACCGGGCGGGCGTCGCCGCGGCGTTGCTCGGCTCCGGGACGTTCGTGACCGCCCAGGTCGCGGCGCCGGCGCAGAGGACCACGACGAGGGAAGTCGCCGCCACACCGATCCTGGTCTTCGTCGCGCGCGTCATCGTTCGCCACCCCGACCGTCGGACACGCGATCCCCGCTGGGGTCAGCACTCGGGTCACCCGCCGGGTCCTCGGCACCGGAGCACGCCAGGAGGTCCTGCGCCCACTGCGTCCCGTCGACGCCGGCCGGCGCGGCGAAGTCGTCACTGACGGCGTCGGAGTCGTCGAAGTCGTACCCCTTCTCGCGCATGCAGGTGCCGACCTCGCCCGGCGCCGGTCGACCGTCCCTCGAGGAGGTGGTGGTCGTCGAGGTGGGCTCGCCGCCGCCGCAGGCCGTGAGCACCATCGGCACCGTGAGTGCGCAGACGATCGCCGCGCTCGCCCTCGTGCGCCGGGTCATCGGCTCATCGTCTTCGTGTCGGGGGCGAACTCCTGCAGGCATTCCTGCGAACGGTCCACGAAGCCCTGCTCGGATGCGCGGGGGTACTGGTCCGGGGACAGCATGAGCATGCCGGGGGACTGCTCCGGGTAGTCCTCGTACTCCTCGCGGATGCAGGACGCGACTTGCTCGTACTGCCGCGTCCACTTGTCCTGCTCGGCCGAGTCGGTGCGCTCGACACCGATTTCCTCGGCGCACTTCGATCCCGCTTCGGTCGCCTTCTCCTCGTCGACGCCGGAGGGGAACTGCGCCGCGCCGCTCTCGACGAGCGCGTCGCTCGGGTCCTCGACGTCGAACCCGGCGGCGCGCATGCAGGCGCCCCACTTCGCGCCGATGCCCGTACCGGCCGCGGCGGCCGGGGACGACGAGTCGGGAGCCTCGGAGCACCCGGCGAGGGCGACGACGAGGACGAGTGCGCCGGCCACGCTGGCGATGGTCCCGCGGGCAGCGGTCCCGCGGGCGGCGGCCGCGCCGGCGGTGGTTCGTGCGGTCCTGGTGGTTCGTGGTGTCGTGGTGTCGTTCATGCCTCCATGACAGCGCGCGCGGCGTTTCGCGAGCGGGTCCCACCAGGTCACATCGGCGAAAGGTGGACGTCGACGACGAGGCCGCCCCCGGGGCGTGGTGCGGGGTCGACCCGCCACCCGTGCGCGACCGCCACGGCCTCCACGATCGACAGCCCCAGCCCGCTGTGCCGTCTGCCCGTCGCCTCGCAGTCGGCGGGTACGGAACCGGCACGCGGCTCGGCCACGGCACGACGGAAGGGCTCGCGCAGCGTCGCCACCACGTCCGGAGCGAGTACCGCGCCCGGGTTCGTCACCCGCAACAGGTCGACGCGCAGCACGACGTCCACCACGCCGTCCGGGGCGCTGTACTCGACGGCGTTGTCGATCAGGTTGCGGACGAGCTGGCGCAGCAGCACGGGCTCGGCCGTCACGACCGGTCCGGCACACGTCGAGCCGGGAGGCGCGGGGTCGCGTCGGCAGCGCACTGTCACGTCCGCCCGCGCGCCCGTCCGGCGCAGCTCGTCGACGACGTCGTCCACGACCTGGCCGAGGTCGACCGGTCCCTGCCGTCCGTCGAGACCCCGCTCGGCCTCGGCGAGGACCAGGAGCGACTCGACGAGGTGTTCGGTCCGTCGGTTCTGCTCGAGCAGCTCGGTCTTCGCGCACGCCACCTCGTCGGCCGTTGCGTCCTCGTGCAGGCCGATCTGCACGGCCGCACGCTGGACCGCGAGGGGCGTCCGCAGTTCGTGTGATGCCTGCGCGACGAACCGGCGCTGGCTCTCGAACGCCGACTCCAGCCGGTCGAGGAGGTCGTCGACGGTCCGGGACAGCCGGCGGAGTTCGTCGTCGGGGCCGTCGAGGCCGATGCGTTCGTGGAGCGTCGACGCGGAGATGCGCGTGGCAGCCGCGGTGATCCGGTCGATCGGTGCGAGCATCCGGCGACTGACGACCCACCCGACGCCGCCGGAGAGGACCCCGGCCGCACCGATCCCGAGGACCGACCACTGCCACTGGAGCGTCGCGACGACCGTGAGCACCGGCAGCTCGACGTCCCCGCTGCGTTCGGCCGCCCCCGGCACCCGAGCAGAGGAACGGGGGTCCGGGCGGAGCCGGGGCCGCTCGACCTGGTACCGGTGCGCTCCGTCCCCGTCCGAGCTGTCAGCGACGTCGGTGACGACCGATCCGAGCGACGCCTGCGACCCGAGGTTCACCAGCGCGACGGTCGACCCGGTCACCGCCATCGAGGTAAGGGCGAACACGATCGCCGTGCGGACCCCGATGCTCCAGGTCCGTCTCACACCGCGTACCCCTGGCCGGGCACCGTCCGGATCGGGTCCGGGTCGCCGAGCTTGCGGCGGAGCTTCGACATCGTGACGCGGACGGCGGTCGTGAAGGGGTCGACGTTGACGTCCCAGACCTTCTCGAGCAGGTCCTCGGCGGACACGATCCCGCCGTCGGCGCGCAGGAGCACCTCGAGGACGCCGAACTCCTTGCTCGTCAGGTCGAGC
The sequence above is drawn from the Curtobacterium sp. L6-1 genome and encodes:
- a CDS encoding ABC transporter ATP-binding protein, which encodes MTAVLELHDVTRVYGDVQALRGVTLSVEAGELVAVVGPSGSGKSTMLNVIGTLDRPSSGTVTITGHDVSTLSDDALSALRAQHVGFVFQHFHLQAGATATENVADGLLYTGVSRRARRERAVAALERVGLAHRVDHRPHQLSGGEKQRVAIARAVVGEPTLLLADEPTGALDTAAGAAVLELLCELNDAGTTVLVITHDLELAASLPRQVRMRDGAVEEDSTSDATALAASIRACATRSPR
- a CDS encoding efflux RND transporter periplasmic adaptor subunit — its product is MAATSLVVVLCAGAATWAVTNVPEPSNAAATPARSTATAAVERGDLRDSTTVAGTLGYGAPVGVPGSGTGTLTWLPKPGQVVHRDEPLYAVDEVPVRAMRGSTPLWRSLESGLRGADVRQLNENLAALGYDVVQDDVFGRRTLAAVLRWQADRHLPRTGSLDATQVAFVDGDVRVASVPATLGQPPSGDVLQVTSPQQVVTADLPQRDADVLAVGTSVRVGVNGSAADIPGKVVDSAPTQTDDGKQTVTVTIELDAGGHRLPAAASAQVVAEGRTERGVLSVPVSALVASRHAGFAVDVVGKAGATRRVEVEVGFVADGRAEVRGDLRAGDRVVVPS
- a CDS encoding sensor histidine kinase, with the protein product MRRTWSIGVRTAIVFALTSMAVTGSTVALVNLGSQASLGSVVTDVADSSDGDGAHRYQVERPRLRPDPRSSARVPGAAERSGDVELPVLTVVATLQWQWSVLGIGAAGVLSGGVGWVVSRRMLAPIDRITAAATRISASTLHERIGLDGPDDELRRLSRTVDDLLDRLESAFESQRRFVAQASHELRTPLAVQRAAVQIGLHEDATADEVACAKTELLEQNRRTEHLVESLLVLAEAERGLDGRQGPVDLGQVVDDVVDELRRTGARADVTVRCRRDPAPPGSTCAGPVVTAEPVLLRQLVRNLIDNAVEYSAPDGVVDVVLRVDLLRVTNPGAVLAPDVVATLREPFRRAVAEPRAGSVPADCEATGRRHSGLGLSIVEAVAVAHGWRVDPAPRPGGGLVVDVHLSPM